Part of the Paenibacillus sp. JNUCC32 genome is shown below.
CAGCGCAGTCCATTTGGGCGTGGAGGCCCGGCTTTTCTCATAAACTTTCAGGAAATAGTCCTGTGCGCCGTTACTCACTTTGTAAGCAAGCGCAGCCCAACCGCCCTGCTGGGGTACAATAACGGGATGAGCCAAACCGTAATATTCCTTCAAAATGCCCTGTAGTCGGTCCATGTTTCCTCCTATCCATGCACTTACCATGCCTCATAATCTCTTTGATATATCATAACGGTAAGAAGATATGACATAAAGTCCATCATTCATTTTAATTAAAAAAACAAGGATGCTCTTCTAGCATCCTTGTTTTCACTCATCATATCTTATTTTATTCTAATGGCCTGCCTTCTTTATAATAGAGATTCCGATTGAGAATCACGAAGAATATATGTACGTTCCGGTACCCGTGCTCCGACAGGATCTGGTGTATGCTGGCCGCAATCGCATCATGGGTCTCCTGAGCCCGCTGGAACATCAGGATTTCGACGGATAACGGCGTATTCGTAATGATCCGATATGGAAGCTGTTCGATTTTCACGATTTCTTTCGGAATTTGAACAATACCGGCGAATGTTTCAACTACGGTTGGCGTTATTTCTTCGAGGAAAACTTCTGAAAATCCTTTAAAACGTAAATATGGCACACTTATCCCTTCATTTCATCGATTTATTGGTCTTCTGGATGTCCGCAAGTGACTTTTATCTCTCTTCTACTATACAATAATGTTATTGTGAAAGGAATCACTATGATACAGATATCTAAATTGGCCGGTAAAGTTCAATTACAGCTGTCCTTTCCGTTGCCCGTACGATGCGATTCCGATACACTGAGTAAGTGTTCCGTTTCGTGGAAATTATTCATTCATGGAGGTGAAGACGAATATGGGACAAAATCCATGGGATGCCGAATGGGAAGTGACGGAGCCGTTAGTCCGGTTGCTGCTTAACCGTCAATTCCCCCAGCTGTCCTCATTACCCATCCAAGAGATCGGCAGCGGCTGGGACAATACCGTCTATCGCATCGGCGAAGAGTATGTGTTTCGTTTTCCCAGAAGAGCATTTGCCATCCCTTTACTTCAAACCGAAGCCAAAATCCTGCCCAAGCTGGCGAATTACATAACATTACCCTATGCTAAGCCCCTTTTCTTCGGAAAAGAAAGCGCAGACTACCCCGCGCCTTTTCTGGGGTACACCTATCTTTCCGGTTCGTTTCCGATTGGACTGACGGATGAAACACGGATGCAGTCGGCGGCAGCGCTCGCGCGCTTTCTGAAGAACCTGCATGCCTTTCCCGTGGACATAGCGCAGCAAGAAGGTGTAGCGGTGGACCATCGTAATCTGACCGATCTCGCTGGGCGCAAAGATAAAATGCTGGACTTTCTAGCCCGGCTTGCCCTCCATTTTACGGATGCAGAAATGAAGGAGATCGCCGACTATTTGCACGGCATTTCCTTGGATCGGGTCAAGCAGCGACATATTCTTATTCATGGAGATCTCCATTTCAAAAACATGCTGGTGGACGAAACAGGCAAGCTTTCCG
Proteins encoded:
- a CDS encoding DUF1904 family protein, with translation MPYLRFKGFSEVFLEEITPTVVETFAGIVQIPKEIVKIEQLPYRIITNTPLSVEILMFQRAQETHDAIAASIHQILSEHGYRNVHIFFVILNRNLYYKEGRPLE
- a CDS encoding aminoglycoside phosphotransferase family protein produces the protein MGQNPWDAEWEVTEPLVRLLLNRQFPQLSSLPIQEIGSGWDNTVYRIGEEYVFRFPRRAFAIPLLQTEAKILPKLANYITLPYAKPLFFGKESADYPAPFLGYTYLSGSFPIGLTDETRMQSAAALARFLKNLHAFPVDIAQQEGVAVDHRNLTDLAGRKDKMLDFLARLALHFTDAEMKEIADYLHGISLDRVKQRHILIHGDLHFKNMLVDETGKLSGIIDWGDVSIGHPACDLSIAYSFLPPASREGFFEAYGSVDEETKVLARLIAVYIPMLIFMQAIDDKDEAVAQEAKSIMKRAISI